In Candidatus Hydrogenedentota bacterium, one genomic interval encodes:
- a CDS encoding OmpA family protein has translation MKAVCKILTLAITMAMLATAPAIAKEAKSCCAKKTCSKCCAKKCKKTEWQSPENVHWANRLVAYGNYLKVDKAEIPAPAPAPEPRVAPKFNPVFFDLDKSELKPEATATLSEVVAYLKQYGADKVQIEGNCCDLASNEYNVKLGQRRADAVKGYLVENGINADRICATTNGEEKPAYGTDHREMNRRADVIVIVVQ, from the coding sequence ATGAAGGCCGTCTGTAAGATACTAACTCTGGCCATTACGATGGCGATGCTGGCGACTGCGCCGGCGATTGCCAAAGAGGCTAAGTCGTGCTGCGCGAAGAAAACGTGCAGCAAATGCTGTGCGAAGAAGTGCAAGAAGACTGAATGGCAGTCTCCTGAAAACGTGCACTGGGCAAATCGTTTGGTTGCCTACGGCAACTACCTCAAAGTGGACAAGGCGGAAATCCCCGCGCCGGCGCCCGCACCTGAACCTCGGGTCGCGCCCAAGTTTAATCCCGTCTTCTTCGATCTAGACAAGTCCGAGCTTAAGCCCGAAGCCACCGCGACGCTGAGCGAAGTTGTGGCGTATTTGAAGCAGTACGGAGCCGATAAGGTCCAGATCGAGGGCAACTGCTGCGACCTCGCGTCCAACGAATACAACGTAAAACTGGGTCAGCGCCGTGCCGACGCCGTGAAGGGCTATCTTGTCGAGAACGGCATCAATGCGGACCGAATTTGCGCTACGACCAACGGCGAAGAGAAGCCTGCCTACGGCACGGACCACCGTGAGATGAATCGCCGCGCGGATGTGATTGTGATCGTCGTTCAATAG
- a CDS encoding Arc family DNA binding domain-containing protein, translated as MAERKSLLLRLPPELVDELNRWAKDDLRSLNAQVEYVLREAVRKRRRVMPDAFETEDTDSGGDSE; from the coding sequence GTGGCCGAGCGCAAATCACTGCTATTGCGATTGCCACCCGAGTTGGTTGATGAACTCAATCGGTGGGCCAAAGACGATCTCCGAAGTCTGAACGCCCAGGTGGAGTATGTGCTGCGAGAGGCCGTGCGCAAGCGACGGCGCGTGATGCCGGATGCGTTTGAAACCGAAGATACCGATTCGGGTGGAGACAGCGAGTAG